A single genomic interval of Waddliaceae bacterium harbors:
- the pilM gene encoding pilus assembly protein PilM encodes MTQNNIIGIDIGTSSVKTAYIQQRKGGFTVIALCEDVATDVKQLNNTCRDAIAPHKDAVIISPLDTPSILIRSLEIPITKPSDLHAAIPFKAEPLLPFPLEDGLLENLVIEKRESSTLITLFAVTKTTVDQYLSELNNFDIEPDIISCVPQALAAFVHEFSSSNEEVSLIIHLGDKTTTCATSFKGKILASRSISLGSNDITSAIMSDKSLSASEAKLFFYENFDFTDIDASDLSLTLSIVDSLKNELVKTVLSLETSTKKILSSVFISTGNFSLSSNTPSFLETALTKKNLLLSYPTSTIKNHPDCHRFAVPLGLAISATKNNSDTINFRKETFSHPRPLRHIKKALISYLSLSALLTISLFTLGKGMLHHQEQQLQHSYSSFVETYKESLSLSTALNNTKEEGSLSSSHINLSFLSSSLSDFESTISGIRDDYTLFPSVPRVCDLLAWLSTRPYIVSINEETKEKSALISLENLTYTMVKRPGPAKKKDPYLVKVKLSFSTPTPRIAREFHQAILEDTSFINNKYDVSWNTGKDSYTISFYLKNKKVGT; translated from the coding sequence ATGACTCAGAATAATATCATAGGGATAGACATTGGGACTTCTTCTGTTAAAACTGCCTATATCCAGCAAAGGAAAGGCGGCTTTACCGTAATAGCCCTTTGCGAAGACGTCGCTACCGATGTAAAGCAGCTTAACAATACATGTCGTGACGCCATCGCCCCACACAAAGATGCTGTTATTATTTCTCCGCTCGACACGCCATCTATTCTTATCAGATCTCTCGAGATTCCTATCACAAAGCCTAGCGACCTTCACGCCGCTATTCCATTCAAAGCTGAGCCACTACTTCCTTTCCCGCTAGAAGATGGACTTCTTGAAAATCTTGTTATCGAAAAAAGAGAGTCCTCAACACTTATTACCCTTTTTGCCGTAACAAAAACAACTGTCGATCAATATTTATCAGAGCTTAATAATTTCGACATCGAGCCTGATATCATTTCATGTGTTCCGCAGGCTCTTGCTGCGTTTGTTCATGAATTTTCTTCTTCCAACGAAGAGGTTTCTTTAATAATACACCTTGGCGATAAAACAACAACATGCGCCACTTCCTTTAAAGGAAAAATACTCGCATCTCGATCTATATCTCTAGGTTCCAACGACATCACATCCGCCATCATGTCCGACAAAAGCCTCAGCGCCAGCGAAGCCAAGTTGTTTTTCTATGAAAATTTTGACTTTACAGACATCGATGCCAGCGACCTTTCCCTCACTCTTTCTATTGTTGACTCTCTTAAAAACGAATTAGTAAAAACCGTTTTATCACTAGAAACCAGCACAAAAAAAATACTTTCTTCGGTATTTATATCCACAGGAAATTTCTCCTTGTCAAGCAACACCCCTTCTTTCCTCGAGACGGCTCTCACAAAAAAAAATCTCCTTCTTTCTTATCCTACATCGACAATAAAAAACCATCCCGACTGCCACCGCTTCGCCGTACCACTAGGCCTTGCTATTAGCGCAACAAAAAACAACTCTGACACAATAAACTTCCGCAAAGAAACATTTTCCCATCCGCGACCATTACGTCATATCAAAAAAGCACTGATTTCATATCTTTCACTTTCCGCCCTCTTAACAATCTCCCTTTTCACTTTAGGGAAAGGCATGCTTCATCATCAAGAACAACAACTTCAACATTCATATTCCTCCTTTGTCGAAACATATAAAGAGTCTCTCTCTCTCTCAACAGCTTTAAATAATACCAAAGAAGAAGGGAGCCTCTCTTCATCACACATAAACCTTAGTTTTTTATCTTCTAGTCTCTCTGATTTCGAATCAACAATATCCGGAATTCGTGACGACTACACGCTATTTCCTTCGGTGCCCCGCGTATGTGACCTTCTTGCATGGCTAAGCACACGACCATATATCGTCAGTATCAACGAAGAGACGAAAGAAAAATCTGCGCTTATCTCCCTAGAAAACCTTACGTATACCATGGTAAAGCGCCCAGGACCGGCAAAGAAAAAAGACCCGTACCTCGTTAAAGTAAAGCTATCATTCTCAACACCAACACCTCGTATAGCGCGAGAATTTCACCAGGCTATACTAGAAGACACCTCCTTTATCAATAATAAATATGACGTATCATGGAATACCGGAAAAGACAGCTATACAATATCTTTCTACTTAAAAAATAAAAAAGTAGGCACCTAA
- a CDS encoding YggT family protein, whose amino-acid sequence MFFLVYVLHICFLVYTLMLFARILGSWIPELKKHKLMQFITYYTEPYLSIFRRIIPPLGRIDISPIVAFFALRFFESIIMRIII is encoded by the coding sequence ATGTTTTTTCTTGTTTATGTTCTACACATTTGTTTTCTTGTATATACGCTCATGCTTTTTGCGCGCATTCTTGGTTCATGGATACCGGAGTTGAAAAAGCACAAGCTTATGCAATTTATTACGTATTACACTGAGCCATACCTTTCTATTTTTCGTCGTATTATACCACCGCTTGGCAGGATTGATATCAGTCCTATAGTGGCGTTTTTTGCGCTGCGTTTTTTCGAAAGCATTATCATGAGAATAATTATCTGA
- the dusB gene encoding tRNA dihydrouridine synthase DusB, whose translation MSGFSSPFCLRDLILRNNIIYAPMSGCSDFPFRRISREYHEGLIFCEMVKMEPLVRGHKGTLGYLDYSDDMHPIGAQLVGSNPAIAGESAKIIEDKGFDVIDLNCGCPVDKVIRDGSGSGMLKDPQRIGDIVEQMVSAVNIPVMVKIRAGWNNEGVNIEEITRIVEDAGAVAITIHGRTRSQGYSGSVNFEWVKACKAAAKNMLVIGNGDIFDGPSAKAMFDNTGCDGILVARGMLGNPWIAEDIERYMKGGDILEHSTEERRSALARHFSYMLEYKEERKALLEMRRVGCWYFKGLPRSSEFRGALMKAETKEAVWNLIKQSCADE comes from the coding sequence ATGTCAGGATTTTCATCACCATTTTGTCTTAGGGATCTTATTCTTCGGAATAATATAATATACGCACCGATGTCTGGGTGTTCGGATTTCCCTTTTCGTAGGATTTCTCGCGAGTATCATGAAGGTCTTATATTTTGTGAGATGGTCAAGATGGAGCCGCTTGTTCGTGGTCATAAAGGGACGCTTGGGTATCTTGATTATAGTGACGACATGCATCCTATAGGAGCGCAGCTTGTTGGTAGCAACCCGGCTATTGCTGGTGAGTCTGCGAAAATTATCGAGGACAAGGGTTTTGATGTTATAGACCTCAACTGTGGATGTCCTGTTGACAAAGTTATACGTGATGGAAGTGGTTCTGGGATGTTAAAAGACCCTCAGAGAATAGGGGATATTGTTGAGCAGATGGTTTCAGCTGTGAATATACCTGTGATGGTAAAAATTAGAGCGGGCTGGAATAACGAAGGGGTTAATATTGAAGAGATAACACGCATTGTTGAGGATGCTGGCGCTGTAGCGATTACTATTCATGGAAGGACGCGTTCCCAGGGGTATTCTGGTAGTGTTAATTTTGAGTGGGTCAAAGCATGTAAAGCCGCCGCTAAGAATATGCTTGTTATTGGTAATGGAGATATTTTTGATGGTCCTTCAGCAAAAGCGATGTTTGATAATACTGGTTGTGATGGCATTCTTGTTGCACGTGGCATGTTAGGAAATCCGTGGATTGCGGAGGATATTGAAAGGTACATGAAGGGAGGAGACATTTTGGAGCATTCTACAGAAGAGCGTCGTAGTGCTTTAGCCCGTCATTTTTCTTATATGCTTGAGTATAAAGAAGAGAGGAAGGCTCTCCTTGAGATGCGGCGAGTTGGTTGTTGGTATTTTAAGGGGCTGCCGCGTTCCAGCGAATTTCGTGGAGCTTTAATGAAGGCAGAGACGAAGGAAGCTGTGTGGAATCTTATAAAACAGAGTTGTGCTGATGAATGA
- a CDS encoding acylphosphatase — protein MNEGDVMGQYVEAHAFVYGHVQGVFFRDMTKRYAEEIGVVGNVRNCSDGSVEIFVQGSRDDVERLFEMLDAGVGRVDSMSIEYREIQERYTSFSIE, from the coding sequence ATGAATGAAGGAGATGTTATGGGGCAGTATGTTGAGGCTCACGCTTTTGTTTATGGCCATGTTCAGGGTGTGTTTTTTCGTGACATGACGAAGCGTTATGCTGAGGAGATTGGTGTTGTTGGAAACGTGAGAAACTGTTCTGATGGTAGTGTAGAGATTTTTGTACAGGGGAGTCGCGACGATGTAGAGCGTCTTTTTGAGATGCTCGATGCCGGTGTTGGCCGAGTGGATTCTATGTCTATAGAATACAGGGAAATTCAAGAGAGATATACGAGTTTTAGTATTGAATAA
- the sctJ gene encoding type III secretion inner membrane ring lipoprotein SctJ — protein sequence MKNKKTFFNTVCCGVNLFVVCALFVGILTSCNRQVSIVNSVSEREANEVIVFLASKDIRAIKIKNADSGGAGKELLWDVSVSSRRATDAMAMLNVAGLPRKKGQTLLELFAKSGLVSSESDAKIRYQAGLAEQLANTIRKIDGVIDADIQLSFPEVSEFGQEDDGIVTASVYVKHQGILDDPNAHLIPKIKRLVASSINGLSFENVTVISDKSRFLSAIDIVSGEDSIGGDRDYAKIWSVIVDKDSVGRFRTIFFTFSIIVILVLFILIWIVWKIFPLLHQVGGFHTLFSLKAFEEGSVDKTEEEAEEVEEKNAEEVPEETVVEEEPVEEVAIEKKPVEEGVVEEPTIAEEPEEKEEPEEEE from the coding sequence ATGAAGAACAAAAAAACATTTTTTAATACAGTATGTTGTGGCGTTAATCTCTTTGTTGTATGTGCGTTATTTGTTGGGATATTGACGTCATGTAACAGACAGGTTTCTATTGTAAACTCTGTTTCTGAGCGTGAGGCTAACGAGGTAATCGTTTTTCTTGCGAGCAAAGATATAAGGGCTATTAAGATAAAGAATGCCGATAGTGGTGGTGCTGGAAAAGAACTTCTGTGGGACGTATCAGTGTCATCGCGGCGTGCTACGGATGCAATGGCGATGCTTAATGTGGCGGGGCTTCCTAGGAAGAAAGGTCAAACGCTTTTGGAGCTTTTTGCTAAGTCGGGGCTTGTCTCTTCGGAGTCTGACGCCAAGATACGGTATCAGGCGGGTCTTGCCGAGCAGCTTGCTAATACGATACGAAAGATCGATGGTGTTATAGATGCTGACATACAGCTTTCATTTCCTGAAGTAAGTGAGTTTGGTCAGGAGGATGATGGTATTGTTACAGCATCGGTATACGTCAAACACCAAGGCATTCTCGACGATCCAAATGCCCATCTTATTCCCAAGATCAAGAGACTTGTTGCGAGTAGTATCAATGGTTTGAGTTTTGAAAACGTCACCGTTATTTCCGACAAATCACGATTTCTTAGTGCCATAGATATTGTTTCTGGTGAAGATAGTATTGGTGGAGATCGCGATTATGCAAAGATATGGTCTGTCATCGTTGACAAAGATTCTGTGGGTCGTTTTCGTACGATTTTCTTTACCTTTTCTATCATTGTTATTCTAGTACTTTTTATTCTTATCTGGATAGTGTGGAAGATATTCCCTCTATTACATCAAGTTGGAGGTTTCCACACCCTTTTCAGCTTAAAGGCTTTTGAGGAGGGTTCTGTTGACAAAACTGAAGAAGAGGCCGAAGAGGTCGAAGAAAAGAACGCAGAAGAAGTTCCTGAAGAGACTGTTGTTGAGGAAGAGCCTGTTGAAGAGGTGGCTATTGAGAAAAAGCCTGTTGAAGAGGGCGTTGTTGAAGAGCCTACTATAGCTGAAGAACCCGAAGAGAAAGAAGAGCCCGAAGAGGAAGAATAG
- a CDS encoding HrpE/YscL family type III secretion apparatus protein, whose product MVKESKLFSLIYSGDVHLSSEEKVIPKEDISAVFSAKEMLKKVDDDAERYKKEVSEECERLKEAAQEEGFAEGQKRWNEQIILLEKRRRRVRREMEKIIIPIAIKAAKKIVGDEMSLNEEAIVNIVSNTLRAVSQHQKIIIYVNKNDKEVLDKNKSRLNQIFERLESLSIQEREDVAPGGCIIETEAGIINAQIDNQWRRLEAAFQKVVQKEK is encoded by the coding sequence ATGGTTAAAGAGAGCAAGCTTTTTTCTTTGATATACAGCGGTGACGTACATCTTTCTTCGGAGGAGAAGGTTATCCCCAAAGAAGACATTTCGGCAGTTTTTAGCGCTAAGGAGATGCTTAAGAAGGTCGACGACGATGCTGAGCGTTACAAGAAAGAGGTTTCCGAGGAGTGTGAGAGGCTCAAAGAGGCGGCCCAGGAAGAAGGTTTTGCTGAGGGGCAGAAGCGGTGGAACGAGCAGATAATTCTTCTCGAGAAGAGGCGAAGAAGGGTTCGTCGGGAGATGGAGAAAATCATCATACCGATAGCGATAAAAGCGGCGAAGAAGATTGTTGGTGATGAGATGTCTCTTAACGAAGAAGCTATTGTTAATATTGTTTCCAATACGCTACGAGCCGTGTCGCAGCATCAGAAGATAATTATATACGTCAACAAAAACGACAAAGAGGTTCTCGATAAGAACAAGTCCAGGCTAAATCAGATTTTCGAGCGCCTTGAGAGCCTTTCTATCCAAGAGAGAGAAGATGTTGCTCCTGGCGGGTGTATTATAGAGACAGAGGCAGGTATTATAAACGCGCAGATAGACAACCAATGGCGTCGTCTTGAGGCAGCGTTTCAGAAGGTAGTACAAAAAGAAAAATAG
- the sctR gene encoding type III secretion system export apparatus subunit SctR, with protein sequence MIRSRLCSPKFIFLVLIAICVWWLVPINLFSQSIADPAAEKTARMLQEFNTFKGPSLVTQAVALTLMALLPFIIMILTAFIKIVVVLSLLRNALGAQQAPPNQVVNGIAFLLSIYIMFPTMLQMYTAAEDLINSENVPTSIVDTNSSEFLITVAKAASEPYREYLMRNVIPDHQRSFYRMTYKILPIEYRAELSINDFIVLIPTYIASQLKVAFEVGALIYIPFFVIDLVTANILLAMGMMMLSPVTISMPLKLFLLVMLDGWTLLVQGLVATFK encoded by the coding sequence ATGATACGATCGCGACTATGTTCTCCAAAATTTATATTTTTGGTTCTTATTGCTATATGTGTATGGTGGCTTGTTCCTATAAACCTTTTTTCTCAGAGCATTGCTGACCCGGCTGCTGAGAAGACGGCGAGGATGCTTCAGGAGTTTAACACGTTCAAGGGGCCATCTTTAGTTACACAAGCGGTAGCTCTTACTCTTATGGCGTTGTTACCATTCATTATTATGATACTGACAGCGTTCATAAAGATCGTAGTGGTTTTATCACTGTTGCGTAATGCCCTTGGTGCTCAGCAGGCACCACCGAACCAGGTCGTTAATGGCATTGCTTTTCTTTTGAGCATATATATTATGTTTCCAACGATGTTGCAGATGTACACGGCCGCCGAAGATCTTATCAACAGCGAGAATGTTCCGACTTCTATTGTCGACACCAATTCTTCGGAGTTTCTTATTACTGTCGCCAAGGCTGCCAGTGAGCCATATCGCGAGTATCTTATGAGGAACGTCATTCCCGACCATCAGCGGTCGTTTTATCGTATGACGTATAAGATCCTTCCTATTGAATATCGTGCGGAGCTTTCTATCAACGATTTTATCGTTTTGATACCGACGTATATCGCCAGTCAGCTGAAGGTTGCCTTTGAGGTTGGTGCGCTGATATACATACCGTTTTTTGTTATAGACCTTGTTACGGCGAATATTCTTTTGGCTATGGGTATGATGATGTTATCGCCGGTGACGATATCGATGCCTTTGAAGCTTTTTTTGCTGGTGATGCTCGACGGCTGGACGCTTCTTGTTCAAGGTCTTGTTGCAACGTTTAAATAG
- the sctS gene encoding type III secretion system export apparatus subunit SctS, with product MFGSQIVQSAYQGLLLILILSGPPVLISMVLGLTVAIFQTATQIQEQTLSITVKLVAVTLTLIILGAWLGSQIMQFAMTIFTNFPTWVE from the coding sequence ATGTTTGGATCGCAGATTGTACAGTCGGCATATCAAGGCCTTCTTCTTATTCTTATTCTTTCTGGGCCTCCGGTTCTTATAAGTATGGTATTGGGCCTTACTGTTGCGATATTTCAGACGGCGACGCAGATACAAGAGCAGACGCTTTCTATCACGGTAAAGCTTGTAGCTGTGACTCTTACGCTAATAATATTAGGAGCGTGGCTTGGATCGCAGATAATGCAATTTGCTATGACGATATTTACAAACTTCCCCACGTGGGTGGAGTGA
- a CDS encoding flagellar biosynthetic protein FliR has product MKFDYLSPDYIDYVLMHPFVREYMTFLPSLFILTIARLFPIIALAPFLGAKLLPHPVKAGLGIALFAVAFPYVLAQATVPLQFNMMLVFLFIKEAFLGLVIGFIASVPFVVAETGGIFIDHQRGAASFQVNDPIIQNMGSPIGLFLNVFTVYLFFSFNGPILFIDTVMESFQLLPVDQFFNSKLIAQGSPFWDQILLLYNTIIISSVRLAMPALLIVLMTDTFLGIANRLAPQVQMVFLGMPLKALFGVGILWLGWFAIIRYIGAFSMSWLDEITRLIYKLV; this is encoded by the coding sequence ATGAAGTTTGACTATTTATCACCGGATTATATCGACTATGTTCTTATGCACCCTTTTGTTCGGGAGTATATGACGTTTCTTCCATCGCTTTTTATTCTTACTATAGCGCGTCTTTTTCCGATAATAGCTCTTGCCCCGTTTTTAGGAGCAAAGCTTCTTCCTCACCCTGTTAAAGCAGGCCTTGGTATCGCTCTTTTTGCTGTGGCTTTTCCTTATGTTTTAGCACAGGCGACGGTGCCGTTACAGTTTAATATGATGCTTGTTTTTCTTTTTATCAAAGAGGCGTTTTTGGGTCTTGTCATAGGCTTTATTGCTTCCGTGCCCTTTGTCGTTGCTGAGACCGGTGGAATTTTTATCGATCACCAACGCGGCGCAGCGAGTTTTCAGGTTAATGACCCTATAATTCAAAATATGGGCTCGCCTATAGGGCTATTTCTCAATGTTTTTACGGTATATCTTTTCTTTTCCTTTAACGGGCCGATATTATTTATTGACACTGTAATGGAGTCGTTTCAGCTTCTTCCTGTCGATCAGTTTTTCAACAGCAAGCTTATTGCTCAAGGGTCGCCGTTTTGGGACCAGATACTTTTGCTTTATAATACTATTATCATATCGTCAGTGAGGCTTGCAATGCCGGCGTTACTTATAGTGCTTATGACTGACACATTCCTTGGTATAGCCAACCGCTTGGCGCCACAAGTTCAGATGGTGTTTTTGGGCATGCCACTTAAAGCTCTTTTTGGCGTGGGGATTCTGTGGCTGGGGTGGTTTGCGATAATACGCTATATCGGAGCATTTTCGATGTCTTGGCTCGACGAGATAACCAGGCTTATATATAAATTGGTATAA
- the sufB gene encoding Fe-S cluster assembly protein SufB: protein MVDSPEDSKKYKYGFVTDVEKDAIAKGLDEDVIRLISEKKGEPSFLRDFRLKAFDIWKKMEEPHWLNGTYPNIDYQEICYYSSPKKKPKLNSLDEVDPEVLRTFERLGIPVKEQKRLTNVAVDMVFDSVSIGVTFQEELSKAGVVLCSISEAVQRYPDLIESYLGSVVSPGDNFFAALNSAVFSDGSFVYIPKGVTCPMELSTYFRINDETAGQFERTLIIAEERSSVSYLEGCTAPMYDTNQLHAAIVELVALDDATIKYSTVQNWYPGDPITGKGGVYNFVTKRGLCKGKNSRISWSQVEVGAAITWKYPGCILEGKGSVGEFYSVALTNGMMQADTGTKMIHLGENTRSTIVSKGISADKSHNSYRGVVKIGKNAKNARNYTQCDSMLIKNECSANTFPVIEVRNTSSEVEHEASTSKMNEDQLFYLQTRGISREEAITMIVGGFCKDVIKELPLEFATETRQLLTLKLENSVG from the coding sequence ATGGTGGATTCACCCGAAGATAGCAAAAAATATAAGTATGGTTTTGTCACCGACGTCGAGAAAGACGCCATTGCCAAAGGCCTTGATGAAGATGTGATACGTCTCATCTCGGAGAAGAAGGGGGAGCCTTCTTTCCTCAGAGATTTCCGTCTTAAGGCTTTTGACATCTGGAAGAAGATGGAGGAGCCACATTGGCTCAATGGCACTTATCCTAATATTGACTATCAAGAAATATGTTACTACTCTTCTCCAAAGAAGAAACCAAAACTCAATAGCCTTGATGAGGTAGACCCTGAAGTTTTACGTACCTTCGAAAGGCTAGGGATCCCCGTAAAAGAGCAGAAGCGCCTTACCAATGTCGCCGTTGATATGGTTTTTGATTCCGTATCGATAGGGGTGACGTTTCAAGAAGAACTTAGCAAGGCGGGCGTTGTGTTGTGCTCTATATCAGAAGCAGTACAGCGCTATCCCGACCTTATTGAGAGCTATCTCGGCAGCGTCGTCTCTCCGGGAGATAATTTCTTCGCAGCGCTGAATTCTGCGGTTTTCTCCGACGGATCTTTTGTCTACATCCCCAAAGGTGTGACGTGTCCAATGGAGCTTTCGACATATTTCCGTATCAACGATGAGACGGCAGGACAATTTGAGCGCACCCTTATCATCGCCGAAGAGAGGTCTTCGGTGAGCTACCTCGAAGGGTGTACAGCGCCGATGTATGACACCAACCAGCTCCACGCCGCTATTGTCGAGCTTGTCGCTCTCGATGATGCCACAATAAAATACTCTACGGTGCAGAACTGGTATCCCGGAGACCCTATTACTGGGAAAGGCGGGGTGTATAACTTCGTGACGAAACGCGGGCTGTGCAAAGGCAAGAACTCGCGAATATCATGGTCGCAAGTTGAGGTTGGTGCTGCGATAACATGGAAATATCCGGGGTGTATCCTCGAAGGCAAAGGGTCTGTAGGAGAATTTTATTCCGTGGCGCTTACCAACGGTATGATGCAGGCCGATACAGGAACGAAGATGATACACCTCGGCGAAAATACACGGTCGACGATAGTGTCTAAAGGGATTTCTGCCGATAAATCACATAACAGCTATAGAGGCGTTGTGAAGATAGGAAAGAATGCTAAAAACGCCCGTAACTATACACAATGCGACTCCATGCTTATAAAAAATGAATGCTCGGCGAATACCTTCCCAGTGATAGAGGTGCGCAATACTTCGAGCGAAGTAGAACATGAAGCTTCGACGTCTAAAATGAACGAAGATCAGCTGTTTTATCTGCAGACAAGAGGAATATCGCGCGAAGAGGCGATAACGATGATCGTCGGGGGTTTCTGTAAAGACGTTATCAAAGAACTGCCACTGGAGTTTGCCACAGAGACGAGGCAGCTACTTACTTTAAAATTAGAAAACTCAGTAGGATAA
- the sufC gene encoding Fe-S cluster assembly ATPase SufC translates to MFEIRNLHVAVDGKEIIKGFTLKIQKGEIHVIMGPNGTGKSTLAKAIAGHPAYEILDGEVLFDRKNILDLSIEERVHCGIFMGFQYPVEVPGVTNELFLRTSYNSICKTQGKKVLSQEDFSEYLSATMKAMEIRSEFKERNVNEGFSGGEKKRNEILQMAILDPKVAILDETDSGLDIDALRIVASGVNRVMSSEKCLLLITHYQRLLDYITPDYVHIMMDGKIVQSGTAGLACELEKKGYGKLFESEGEGK, encoded by the coding sequence ATGTTTGAGATACGAAACCTTCACGTCGCCGTCGATGGTAAAGAGATCATTAAGGGCTTTACATTGAAGATACAAAAAGGTGAAATACACGTTATCATGGGGCCTAACGGCACAGGAAAGTCCACTCTTGCGAAGGCTATCGCCGGACACCCCGCATACGAAATTCTTGATGGAGAAGTCCTTTTTGATAGGAAGAATATCCTTGACCTCAGCATTGAAGAGCGTGTCCATTGCGGAATTTTTATGGGATTTCAGTATCCCGTCGAAGTTCCCGGTGTTACCAATGAGCTTTTCCTTCGCACCTCATATAATTCTATATGTAAAACCCAGGGGAAAAAGGTGCTTTCCCAAGAGGACTTTTCCGAGTATCTCAGCGCAACAATGAAAGCTATGGAGATAAGATCCGAGTTTAAAGAACGTAATGTCAATGAGGGGTTTTCCGGTGGTGAAAAGAAGCGTAACGAGATCTTGCAGATGGCGATACTAGACCCTAAAGTAGCGATTTTGGACGAGACAGATTCTGGTCTTGATATCGACGCCCTTCGTATAGTAGCAAGCGGAGTTAATAGGGTGATGTCTTCAGAAAAATGCCTGTTATTGATAACACACTACCAGCGTCTTCTTGATTATATCACCCCAGATTATGTTCATATTATGATGGATGGAAAAATAGTGCAGTCTGGGACAGCAGGCCTTGCCTGCGAGCTTGAGAAAAAAGGTTACGGCAAACTTTTTGAGTCCGAAGGAGAAGGGAAGTGA
- the sufD gene encoding Fe-S cluster assembly protein SufD, with protein MSKKNVKQHYIAEGGPFYKSIAECYSAVSGDGLHKFRSAAWKSFCCKGLPSGSTTEFKGVPLRDLYKSSYSNVYSKEAHAEEILEGIFPECSDSVLLFVDGAYSPRLSKIGALHEGVIIAPLEEAFKRYAAFFRGHIKNLDNEEDPFVLLNGAFAGDGVFIYIPPDVSVDVPLHVLMTTKSDVTMTFPRVHLFAGRNSSVTLYTHTNNSASDSFASGVHDFVVDAGARVHHIMTSSKNASWQFESVRARVKKDGIFKSITVVDSGSCVRYDSEVILEEDNAAAYCSGGWLLEGNDGVYINNIVDHRAPSTVSRQLYKGVCNDASRSSFVGKVIVGSEAHDTDARQENKNILLGDDAIADIFPSMEIFADDVKASHGATVGALDDEEIFYLRSRGLSLSEARSLLVYGFNKEVLDFIPLDSLRRVLEDKARRFISS; from the coding sequence GTGAGTAAAAAAAATGTAAAGCAGCATTACATTGCAGAAGGAGGCCCGTTTTACAAGAGCATCGCTGAGTGTTATAGCGCCGTTTCTGGCGATGGCCTTCACAAGTTCCGCTCTGCCGCATGGAAAAGTTTTTGCTGCAAAGGCCTTCCTAGTGGAAGCACTACAGAGTTTAAAGGAGTACCTCTTCGTGACCTTTATAAGTCTTCATATAGCAACGTTTATAGTAAAGAAGCGCATGCCGAAGAAATCCTCGAAGGAATTTTTCCTGAGTGTTCTGACAGTGTTCTTCTCTTTGTTGATGGAGCATATAGTCCTCGTTTGTCAAAAATTGGTGCTTTACATGAAGGAGTTATTATTGCTCCTCTTGAAGAGGCTTTTAAAAGGTATGCTGCTTTTTTCAGAGGACATATTAAAAATTTAGACAACGAGGAAGACCCTTTTGTGTTACTTAACGGCGCGTTTGCTGGCGATGGCGTTTTTATTTATATTCCTCCCGATGTTTCTGTAGACGTTCCTTTGCATGTGTTGATGACAACGAAATCTGATGTTACGATGACTTTTCCTCGAGTACATCTTTTTGCTGGGAGAAATTCTTCTGTTACATTATATACACACACAAACAACAGCGCTTCCGACAGCTTTGCTAGTGGCGTCCATGATTTTGTTGTCGATGCTGGAGCGAGAGTTCACCATATTATGACGTCATCGAAAAATGCCTCTTGGCAGTTTGAAAGTGTCCGGGCTCGAGTAAAAAAAGACGGAATTTTTAAAAGTATTACTGTCGTCGATAGTGGTAGCTGCGTTCGTTATGACAGCGAAGTTATTCTCGAAGAAGACAACGCTGCAGCATATTGTTCTGGGGGTTGGCTATTAGAAGGCAATGACGGCGTTTATATCAATAACATCGTTGATCATCGCGCGCCTTCAACGGTCTCTCGTCAGCTTTACAAAGGCGTTTGTAACGATGCCAGCAGGTCTTCGTTTGTTGGAAAAGTTATTGTTGGCAGCGAAGCTCATGATACCGATGCGCGACAGGAGAACAAGAATATTTTGTTGGGCGACGATGCTATTGCCGATATTTTTCCTTCTATGGAGATTTTCGCCGACGATGTAAAAGCTTCTCACGGTGCCACTGTTGGAGCTCTCGACGACGAAGAGATTTTTTATTTGCGGTCACGAGGTCTATCGCTTTCCGAGGCGCGGAGTTTGTTGGTATATGGTTTCAACAAAGAGGTCCTTGACTTCATACCCCTTGATTCGTTACGAAGAGTATTAGAAGATAAAGCCCGGAGGTTTATATCATCATGA